The proteins below are encoded in one region of Paenibacillus sp. YYML68:
- a CDS encoding Gfo/Idh/MocA family protein: MPLTGIIVGAGHFAHIQLEAWQEVQGARITAVLSLTMENAQQLADLYGIRAFDDWDTAIREMQPDFVDICTPPDSHYHYTRLTADLGLPVLCQKPLAPTLQEGEALVAYCEQRGVPLMINENWRWQAWYREMKAMMDAGMLGHVYSAYMAMRPGDGWGDNPYPVQPYFKEMKQFLIFETGVHYIDTYRYLLGEIDSLYCQVRTLNPVIQGEDLAVIHMNFRGGAVGLYDANRVTYMEQVRCPTYGYMTMEGTEGKLRLEGDGSIYYTPRGGIERKHEYVIPTKGWKGGCTIATQQHFVDALQEGSPFETSGTDYLASVRAVYACYESASTNQVVHLNAAANN, translated from the coding sequence ATGCCACTTACAGGCATCATCGTTGGAGCGGGGCACTTCGCCCATATTCAGCTTGAGGCATGGCAGGAGGTACAGGGCGCGCGAATTACAGCTGTGCTGAGTCTTACGATGGAGAATGCCCAGCAGCTCGCAGATCTATACGGCATACGGGCGTTCGATGATTGGGATACGGCGATCCGAGAGATGCAGCCCGATTTCGTGGACATATGTACACCACCGGATTCTCATTACCATTACACCCGATTAACAGCTGACCTGGGGCTTCCCGTCCTGTGTCAGAAGCCGCTTGCCCCTACCTTGCAGGAGGGTGAGGCACTTGTCGCGTACTGTGAGCAACGCGGCGTACCCTTGATGATTAACGAGAATTGGCGTTGGCAGGCTTGGTACCGGGAGATGAAGGCGATGATGGATGCCGGAATGCTGGGCCATGTCTATTCCGCCTACATGGCGATGCGGCCGGGAGACGGCTGGGGAGACAATCCATACCCTGTACAGCCGTACTTCAAGGAGATGAAGCAATTTCTCATCTTCGAAACAGGTGTTCATTACATCGATACGTACCGTTACCTGCTCGGAGAGATTGACAGTCTGTATTGTCAAGTGCGGACTCTGAATCCTGTTATTCAGGGGGAGGATCTGGCAGTCATCCATATGAATTTTAGAGGTGGAGCGGTCGGACTCTATGATGCTAATCGAGTCACATATATGGAGCAGGTGCGTTGCCCGACCTATGGATACATGACGATGGAGGGAACCGAGGGTAAGCTGCGCCTGGAAGGAGACGGATCGATCTACTACACACCTCGTGGCGGGATCGAGAGAAAGCATGAGTACGTCATTCCGACTAAAGGCTGGAAGGGCGGCTGTACGATTGCCACACAGCAGCACTTTGTCGATGCTCTGCAGGAGGGAAGCCCCTTCGAAACGAGCGGCACTGATTATTTGGCCTCCGTCAGAGCGGTGTATGCCTGTTATGAGTCGGCGTCTACGAATCAGGTTGTTCATCTGAATGCCGCTGCAAATAACTAG
- a CDS encoding family 78 glycoside hydrolase catalytic domain — protein MRKMWSARWIMDNAFEGLKAPDTLYHKEMDKSAVIEHREELTNRHMLFRRSFKLDHSVTRAVLDITADDYYKLYINGSSVGQGPAQSTSDHYYYNSYDVTDLLQPGENVIAVHVYYHGLICRSYNSADHRQGMIAELHADHHLLLQTDATWRCYHTKEYGRGDVIGYNTQYAEPLDLRLKQTGWKGINYDDSGWTPATVHSHDDHVLYLQPTPPVAVYEKLPARIEEVAAGHYRIDFGEEVTGQVKLQAQGRSGDRIELRYGEELLDDGAVRYEMRCNCRYQEVCTLSGGVDELEFFDYKAFRYVEVLLYEPSVKLELASLVAVVRHYPMQEEACVFESSDPLLNSIWSICRNGVKYGSQEGYVDCPSREKGQYLGDNTIIAPTQAYLSGDLRLYRKALLDYVILSSKVCPGLVAVAPGHYMQEIADFSMQWPMQLLKYYKLSGDIDFLRQMYPHVRAMLDHFAAYERSDGLLANVTDKWNLVDWPEQLRDGYDFELTKPVGEGCHNVLNAFYYGARVTAAEIGSIVGERVDGQELTRLRQAYTDAFYDRTRGLFVDAEGSRHSSLHSNALALLFGLVPADRTKPIVELIRSKRLVCGVYMAYFVLKALTSAGEHELAYELITSSDEHSWATMIKEGATTCFEAWSKEHKWNTSLCHPWASAPILILIEDMVGLSPLSPGWTEVAFRPKLPASLDALRLEFETAAGRITLQYDRQQVVQLQVPEGVRLVVE, from the coding sequence ATGAGGAAGATGTGGTCAGCACGCTGGATCATGGACAACGCCTTCGAGGGGCTGAAGGCTCCTGATACGCTCTATCATAAAGAAATGGATAAATCTGCTGTAATCGAGCATAGAGAGGAGCTGACAAACCGCCACATGCTCTTCCGCAGATCGTTCAAGCTAGATCACAGCGTGACGCGCGCTGTGCTGGATATTACCGCGGATGACTATTACAAGCTGTACATCAACGGAAGCTCGGTCGGTCAAGGTCCCGCTCAATCCACTTCCGATCACTACTATTATAATAGCTATGATGTAACCGACCTGCTTCAGCCAGGTGAGAACGTCATCGCGGTGCATGTCTATTATCATGGATTGATATGCAGATCCTATAACAGTGCCGATCATCGGCAAGGGATGATCGCAGAGCTGCACGCCGATCACCACTTGCTCCTGCAGACCGATGCGACATGGAGATGCTATCATACCAAGGAATATGGGCGCGGGGATGTGATCGGCTATAACACCCAGTATGCGGAGCCCCTCGATCTGCGGCTGAAGCAGACGGGCTGGAAGGGGATCAATTATGATGATTCGGGGTGGACACCAGCGACCGTACATTCCCACGATGACCATGTGCTATATCTACAGCCCACACCGCCTGTTGCCGTATATGAGAAGCTTCCTGCACGAATAGAAGAGGTAGCGGCCGGTCATTATCGAATCGACTTCGGGGAAGAGGTTACAGGCCAAGTGAAGCTTCAGGCGCAGGGCCGGTCGGGAGATCGGATAGAGCTCCGATACGGGGAAGAGCTTCTCGACGATGGAGCGGTTCGCTATGAGATGCGTTGCAATTGCCGGTATCAGGAGGTATGCACCTTATCGGGCGGCGTTGATGAGCTGGAGTTCTTCGACTATAAGGCCTTCCGCTATGTAGAGGTGTTGTTGTATGAGCCGAGCGTGAAGCTTGAGCTGGCTAGTCTAGTCGCGGTCGTACGACATTATCCTATGCAAGAGGAGGCTTGCGTCTTCGAGTCCTCCGACCCGCTCTTGAACAGCATCTGGTCGATCTGCCGTAACGGAGTCAAGTATGGATCTCAGGAGGGCTATGTCGACTGTCCCTCGCGTGAGAAGGGGCAATATCTGGGAGATAACACGATTATAGCTCCAACACAGGCATACTTGAGCGGTGATCTTCGGTTATATCGAAAGGCATTGCTAGACTATGTCATTCTCTCCTCCAAGGTTTGCCCAGGTCTAGTGGCTGTTGCACCGGGACATTACATGCAAGAGATTGCCGATTTCTCTATGCAATGGCCGATGCAGCTGTTGAAATATTATAAGCTGAGTGGAGATATCGACTTCCTTCGACAGATGTATCCGCATGTCAGAGCGATGCTGGACCACTTCGCTGCTTATGAACGGTCGGACGGTCTGCTCGCGAACGTTACGGATAAATGGAATTTGGTCGATTGGCCTGAGCAGCTGCGGGACGGCTACGACTTCGAATTGACCAAACCAGTCGGTGAAGGCTGTCACAACGTACTGAATGCCTTCTACTACGGAGCTCGTGTAACTGCAGCGGAGATCGGCAGTATCGTCGGGGAACGTGTAGACGGTCAGGAGCTGACCCGCTTGCGTCAAGCCTACACCGACGCATTCTATGACCGCACGAGAGGACTGTTCGTGGATGCCGAGGGCTCCCGACATTCGTCCTTGCACTCGAATGCGTTAGCGCTTCTGTTTGGACTTGTGCCTGCCGATAGAACGAAGCCGATCGTAGAGCTCATTCGCAGCAAGCGTCTCGTCTGCGGCGTATATATGGCCTACTTCGTCTTGAAGGCTCTAACCTCTGCGGGAGAGCACGAATTAGCTTATGAGCTCATTACTTCATCTGACGAGCATTCCTGGGCTACGATGATCAAGGAAGGTGCGACTACCTGCTTTGAGGCGTGGTCCAAGGAGCACAAGTGGAATACGAGCTTATGCCATCCGTGGGCAAGCGCTCCAATCTTGATTCTGATCGAGGATATGGTCGGATTGTCCCCGCTCTCTCCGGGCTGGACCGAGGTGGCGTTCCGTCCGAAGCTCCCTGCATCGTTGGATGCGCTGCGATTGGAATTCGAGACAGCGGCAGGGCGAATTACGTTGCAGTATGATCGACAACAGGTGGTACAGCTTCAGGTGCCCGAGGGTGTTCGTCTCGTCGTTGAATAG
- a CDS encoding AraC family transcriptional regulator: MHEFDVEMIWASRYDYGRGNSLLLHAHDYYQLIYIIDGEVVFTCGDERRVLRTGDCAFITPSVAHGFTSRSDAAIKTLDMKFRTRSCRVDAWLKSIQVWHAQVSKEIVLLLEQIKQEGLRREAFFREMACVYLLNILYVLHRHSYGMKVSYPIQTSEADVAPLPGEAVTVAEQTRAYITNHYAEELRVADIAKHIGFSNNYVGHMFKQRYGCTISRYIQEVRIGKAKQFMAYTEITLKEMALQIGFKNIHHFNRVFKQLEGISPGQWKQREVQGIRKDIIF; encoded by the coding sequence TTGCATGAGTTCGATGTGGAAATGATCTGGGCGTCCAGATATGACTATGGCAGGGGCAACAGTCTATTGCTGCATGCTCATGATTATTATCAACTCATCTATATTATCGATGGAGAGGTTGTCTTCACATGTGGGGACGAGCGACGTGTGTTACGTACAGGGGACTGTGCCTTCATTACACCTTCTGTGGCTCATGGCTTTACTTCACGAAGTGACGCAGCGATTAAGACGCTGGATATGAAGTTTCGCACCCGCAGCTGTCGGGTAGACGCATGGCTGAAGTCCATTCAAGTGTGGCATGCTCAGGTGTCTAAGGAAATTGTGCTGCTGCTGGAGCAGATCAAGCAGGAGGGGCTGCGTAGAGAGGCGTTTTTTCGCGAGATGGCCTGTGTGTATTTATTGAACATCTTGTATGTGCTGCACAGACATTCATACGGTATGAAGGTGTCATACCCCATTCAGACTTCTGAAGCTGACGTAGCACCCTTACCAGGCGAGGCTGTGACAGTGGCGGAGCAGACCAGGGCTTATATCACCAATCATTATGCAGAGGAGCTTCGTGTGGCCGATATCGCCAAGCATATTGGGTTCAGCAACAATTACGTGGGACACATGTTCAAGCAAAGGTACGGATGCACCATCTCGAGATATATTCAGGAAGTGCGGATTGGGAAGGCCAAGCAATTCATGGCGTATACCGAGATCACGCTTAAAGAAATGGCCCTACAAATCGGGTTCAAAAATATTCATCACTTCAACCGAGTGTTCAAGCAGCTGGAAGGAATCAGTCCCGGACAGTGGAAGCAAAGAGAGGTTCAAGGGATTCGGAAGGACATCATATTCTAA
- a CDS encoding S-layer homology domain-containing protein, with protein sequence MKRLLSLFLSISLVVALAVPAAPSQAAVITNAQQLVDFLKTKMDAGGDATKIKTADSNTTAQVSTAVTINEPFNVPSGVKLQLFVKMNMNDQITVHGKLQDSRALDFRKDGVVGTGTGSVVLHTGSAYFQQGTEVVGAAGVLQLSPDSSVTLLANSHLQVSSGTVTVATYKTVTADMFKQITVAQGAALQVNGTIADGVTVTWPTGSGSGQQPTDKTALIQAIADATANKDAVVVSVDGSDVLTTQKWVTSTAMDAFTAAIGSATTVKDDAAATATQVSDAVTALAAAVQTFDAAKQDGTNAGAPAEVKTVQDLAALLKSITVNDTLVKVNGNTAELYENIVITKPFAIPSGVKLQSFADMTVNATITVQGVVQDSRTPDKRGAGLAGNGTGAVVFHTGSSYYQQGVEVVGANGTFKLGADSSVEVLANHHLRVATGTVTLAKAVTTEVIKRITVAPEAVFNATASNVGAGIDYTPVSVHLTKLNELIKLAEANVASTLVSVNGAELTSDQLWVTAAVRDTFAQAIQSALGVKNSSSATEDNYKTAVTSLEAAAQTFNDAKQPGLIVAGQITTADQLMEALNGFGSSTDPVAKRLADEKVGGVTLNVVEVFKPVTVTKNITVPSNVRLKFTAQMTVHAVVTVKGQLQDFRDEGFIIGNGIVGSAGVGSAVFEPGSAMYIKGKGETIGQTGMLRVEPDSSVTMYAKNRMEITKGKATVLKPLITSLTTDLTVQSGAELAVIGSIPKEIAVQSNGTFTDASIVNTEAKLGIVGVAAASSDDTALTAVIQDDRISMTVKSKEQKKVSVTVKAADDRTATIEVDLMNGAIVAKAILKYGALSAAELKALIQSKLTQLEGLIAQAQARQLDAEREKGAVWFAKEFDKYADWDANNVDVNKKMFAVIPTYSPGGKSPEELAQELPEFQRKEVIALLDTSIAELTAVLDGTVVRRPVRLVDWDGIELKGTNFYSEGKPVFLHDYFSKPLDVPKNDPTLYNDYLGKIDLPRSINPSFVIDANGTPTADKYGDLQNRPSNNMGYTILWHDPAPAWAVSANGDTMRDGITTFTKYDINHPEIRSIWSNVLKQTGPITTGKPYTELGYLLANEPHWFLEKGHWATPKKANGQEGISDIALGQFAKWLEARHKTLDAMNTLWGTTYASFDEASRSVIPMDKKYKGTPIGYDVSLFNMERGTEWLRFLHEQVKANDPEAKTHIKIMPDLFVEDNRTHGIDFEKLTEMVDMIGDDAKTRKENFKATGHPEDWNKNYSYMWKELAMSYDFMSSVSPNKAHVNSEVHFLSTVAYRDLYMKPEYVRNTYWLATLLGMDAGFTWYWGRNPDGSVENRLMTTSVQGLLESYPGTVAQQPRVANELSKTMMDLNAYSEEIVKFQEQRKPVRIFYSETAAINDTHYMEDQFELYESLFFNGVPVGFVTASMLEKQPHSNWDVVVMRKTEEVKDAEFAAVQSYLNAGGTVITDNVSLKLNEYKKSRTAALASGSGVLMQPTDPSVSSMAEQAFSVLAQKGSLSPVVVNESNGLSQRGAMWRVVPDGADRYVMTVVNIGKNEASLNMALADQREFTVTDMMTGQSLGSSLTLKPEGVMLLELKAVPQPQKIAVQSVTVDKSTLSLTAGLTGQLTVTVLPDTATNKSVTWSVYSESVSGVASVSASGLVTANKAGTAKIRVTSDDNPMLYAETTVTVTANASDPVTPGNGGGDGSGSGGDGDNDKDKDKDKDKDKDKDKDKDKDKDKDKDNNKDKDKDKNTQPSPPVKVTASTTKDGVASSKIASSMLQSAMKEASDKVVRIQLEVPAAAKEVQLQLPALSVLAAGDSQVKKLAVDTGFAVVSIPPALLQAAISSKSENVDLTVKKVSVELASDKARATVKDNPVFDFTLAVDGQTISTFGNGQTVELQLPYTLKAGDKAKHIVGYYITEQGELEAVKNSRYDEKTGKLVFDVKHFSYYTAANASVSFKDLASVAWAQESIEALAAREVVQGTSADTFMPEEQVTRAQFIQMLMNTYELTGGHPAASFKDAEQGAWYSDALSAAQALGIVTGKEDGSFGIQDTITRQDMAVMVHRLLESQQITIAAATESSSAAFKDESGIASYAAASVKAMQASGLLEGREDGSFGPQESATRAQAAVFMYRLLGL encoded by the coding sequence ATGAAAAGATTATTATCCTTATTCCTTAGCATCAGTCTTGTTGTCGCGCTGGCCGTACCTGCTGCTCCGTCGCAAGCGGCTGTCATCACGAATGCGCAGCAGCTGGTGGATTTCCTCAAGACGAAGATGGATGCAGGCGGGGATGCGACCAAGATTAAGACGGCGGATAGCAACACAACCGCGCAGGTCAGCACCGCAGTGACGATCAACGAGCCATTCAACGTGCCAAGCGGCGTGAAGCTGCAGCTGTTCGTGAAGATGAACATGAACGATCAGATTACGGTACACGGCAAGCTGCAGGACAGCCGAGCGCTCGATTTCCGTAAGGACGGTGTCGTCGGTACGGGTACAGGCTCGGTCGTGCTGCATACGGGAAGTGCCTACTTCCAGCAAGGTACTGAGGTAGTCGGGGCGGCTGGCGTGCTGCAGCTCAGTCCAGACTCTAGCGTAACGTTACTGGCGAATAGCCATCTGCAGGTAAGCTCGGGAACGGTGACAGTGGCAACGTACAAGACGGTGACCGCTGATATGTTCAAGCAGATTACGGTTGCTCAAGGAGCGGCGCTACAGGTGAATGGAACGATCGCTGACGGCGTAACCGTAACATGGCCTACAGGCTCTGGCTCAGGTCAGCAGCCGACAGACAAGACCGCGCTCATTCAAGCGATTGCCGATGCGACAGCGAACAAGGATGCAGTCGTGGTCAGCGTAGACGGCTCGGATGTGCTGACCACCCAGAAGTGGGTGACGTCGACGGCGATGGATGCCTTCACGGCGGCGATCGGGTCGGCGACGACGGTGAAGGATGATGCAGCAGCGACAGCTACTCAAGTGTCGGATGCAGTGACTGCGCTTGCGGCGGCCGTGCAGACGTTCGATGCAGCGAAGCAGGACGGGACGAATGCCGGGGCGCCTGCGGAGGTCAAGACCGTGCAGGATCTTGCGGCCTTGTTGAAGTCGATCACGGTCAACGATACGCTGGTGAAGGTGAACGGGAATACGGCGGAGCTGTATGAGAATATCGTGATCACGAAGCCATTTGCCATCCCTAGCGGTGTGAAGCTGCAGAGCTTCGCTGATATGACGGTGAACGCGACGATTACGGTACAGGGCGTCGTGCAGGATAGCCGTACTCCAGATAAGCGTGGCGCAGGGCTTGCGGGTAACGGAACGGGTGCGGTCGTGTTCCATACGGGAAGCAGCTACTACCAGCAAGGTGTCGAGGTCGTAGGGGCTAACGGCACATTCAAGCTGGGTGCGGATTCTAGTGTTGAGGTGCTGGCGAATCATCATCTGCGCGTAGCAACGGGTACGGTCACTCTGGCCAAGGCGGTCACGACGGAAGTCATTAAGCGCATTACAGTCGCACCTGAGGCGGTGTTCAACGCAACGGCTTCGAATGTTGGAGCGGGAATCGATTATACGCCGGTTAGTGTTCATCTGACGAAGCTCAATGAGCTCATCAAGCTGGCTGAGGCGAATGTAGCTTCGACACTTGTGAGCGTGAACGGTGCAGAGCTGACCTCTGATCAGCTGTGGGTGACGGCTGCTGTACGCGATACGTTCGCACAAGCGATTCAGTCGGCTCTTGGTGTGAAGAATAGCAGCTCGGCTACTGAGGACAATTATAAGACAGCGGTTACGTCGCTTGAGGCGGCAGCGCAGACGTTCAATGATGCGAAGCAGCCGGGTCTCATTGTGGCGGGACAGATTACGACAGCCGACCAGCTGATGGAGGCGCTGAACGGATTCGGCAGCAGCACAGATCCAGTGGCGAAGCGATTGGCTGATGAGAAGGTAGGCGGAGTGACCCTCAACGTCGTTGAAGTATTCAAGCCTGTCACTGTCACGAAAAATATAACGGTACCTTCCAACGTTCGACTGAAGTTCACCGCTCAAATGACGGTGCATGCGGTCGTGACGGTAAAGGGACAGCTGCAGGATTTCCGCGATGAAGGCTTCATTATCGGTAATGGAATCGTCGGCTCCGCAGGTGTCGGCTCGGCGGTATTCGAGCCTGGCAGCGCGATGTACATCAAGGGCAAGGGCGAGACGATCGGCCAGACGGGCATGCTCAGAGTCGAGCCGGACTCCAGCGTGACGATGTACGCGAAGAACCGGATGGAGATTACGAAGGGCAAGGCAACGGTGCTGAAGCCGTTGATTACGTCGCTGACGACGGATCTGACCGTTCAATCGGGTGCTGAGCTGGCGGTGATCGGCTCGATTCCGAAGGAGATTGCGGTGCAGTCGAACGGTACATTCACCGATGCGAGCATTGTGAATACGGAAGCGAAGCTTGGTATTGTCGGCGTAGCAGCTGCTTCCTCGGATGACACGGCGCTGACTGCTGTCATTCAGGACGATCGCATCTCGATGACGGTCAAGTCGAAGGAGCAGAAGAAGGTATCGGTCACGGTGAAGGCGGCCGACGATCGGACAGCGACGATCGAGGTTGATCTGATGAACGGCGCGATCGTGGCGAAGGCCATTCTGAAGTACGGAGCGCTGTCTGCTGCAGAGCTGAAGGCGCTGATCCAGTCCAAGCTTACACAGCTCGAGGGCTTGATCGCTCAAGCCCAGGCACGTCAGCTCGATGCAGAGCGGGAGAAGGGCGCAGTCTGGTTCGCTAAGGAATTCGATAAGTATGCGGACTGGGATGCGAACAATGTAGACGTCAACAAGAAGATGTTCGCCGTTATTCCGACCTACAGCCCAGGCGGCAAGTCGCCGGAGGAGCTGGCACAGGAGCTGCCGGAATTCCAGCGTAAGGAAGTAATCGCGCTGCTCGACACGTCGATTGCCGAGCTGACAGCTGTGCTCGACGGTACTGTTGTACGCCGACCGGTGCGACTCGTCGATTGGGACGGCATCGAGCTGAAGGGTACGAACTTCTACAGCGAGGGCAAGCCGGTGTTCCTGCACGATTACTTCTCCAAGCCGCTCGATGTTCCGAAGAATGACCCGACGCTGTATAACGATTACCTCGGCAAGATCGATCTGCCAAGATCGATTAACCCTAGCTTTGTGATCGATGCGAACGGCACGCCGACGGCAGATAAATACGGCGATCTGCAGAATCGTCCGTCGAACAATATGGGCTACACCATTTTGTGGCACGATCCGGCTCCGGCTTGGGCAGTGAGCGCTAACGGAGATACGATGCGGGATGGCATTACGACCTTCACGAAGTATGACATTAATCATCCGGAAATTCGGTCGATCTGGAGCAATGTGCTGAAGCAGACGGGACCGATTACGACAGGCAAGCCTTATACAGAGCTCGGGTACTTGCTGGCGAATGAACCGCACTGGTTCCTGGAGAAGGGCCACTGGGCGACGCCGAAGAAGGCGAACGGTCAGGAGGGCATCTCGGATATTGCGCTGGGGCAGTTCGCGAAGTGGCTGGAGGCCCGTCACAAGACGCTCGATGCGATGAATACGCTGTGGGGCACGACGTATGCGAGCTTCGACGAAGCTTCGCGGAGTGTGATCCCGATGGATAAGAAGTACAAGGGAACGCCGATCGGCTACGACGTCAGCTTGTTCAATATGGAGCGGGGTACGGAGTGGCTGCGCTTCCTGCATGAGCAGGTGAAGGCGAACGATCCAGAGGCGAAGACGCATATTAAGATTATGCCGGACTTGTTCGTAGAGGATAACCGGACGCACGGCATCGACTTCGAGAAGCTGACCGAGATGGTCGACATGATTGGCGACGATGCGAAGACGCGCAAGGAGAACTTCAAGGCTACCGGACATCCGGAGGACTGGAACAAGAACTACTCGTACATGTGGAAGGAATTGGCAATGTCGTACGACTTCATGTCGTCGGTCAGCCCGAACAAGGCGCATGTCAACTCGGAGGTTCACTTCCTGTCGACGGTTGCTTACCGTGACTTGTACATGAAGCCGGAATATGTGCGCAATACGTACTGGCTCGCGACATTGCTCGGTATGGATGCAGGCTTCACCTGGTACTGGGGACGTAATCCGGACGGCTCCGTTGAGAACCGACTGATGACGACCTCGGTGCAAGGCTTGCTCGAGTCGTACCCAGGAACGGTCGCTCAGCAGCCTCGTGTGGCGAATGAGCTGAGCAAGACGATGATGGATCTGAATGCGTACTCGGAAGAAATCGTGAAATTCCAGGAGCAGCGCAAGCCCGTCCGCATCTTCTACTCGGAGACAGCGGCGATTAACGATACGCATTATATGGAAGATCAATTCGAGCTGTACGAGTCGCTGTTCTTCAACGGCGTGCCGGTCGGCTTCGTGACGGCGAGCATGCTCGAGAAGCAGCCGCACTCGAATTGGGACGTTGTGGTCATGCGCAAGACGGAGGAAGTGAAAGACGCCGAATTCGCAGCCGTGCAGTCGTACCTGAATGCAGGCGGAACAGTCATTACGGATAACGTCAGCCTGAAGCTGAATGAGTACAAGAAATCGCGTACCGCTGCGCTTGCAAGTGGAAGCGGCGTGCTGATGCAGCCGACGGATCCATCTGTTAGCAGCATGGCTGAGCAAGCGTTCAGCGTACTCGCACAGAAGGGCAGCTTGTCTCCAGTCGTCGTGAATGAGTCGAACGGGCTGAGTCAGCGTGGTGCAATGTGGCGTGTAGTGCCAGACGGTGCAGACCGCTATGTGATGACCGTAGTCAACATTGGCAAGAACGAGGCTTCGCTGAATATGGCGCTGGCGGACCAACGTGAGTTCACGGTGACGGATATGATGACAGGCCAGAGCCTCGGCTCGAGCTTGACGCTGAAGCCGGAGGGCGTGATGCTGCTGGAGCTCAAGGCAGTGCCGCAGCCGCAGAAGATTGCGGTGCAGAGCGTAACGGTCGATAAGAGTACGTTGAGCTTGACCGCGGGTCTGACGGGGCAGCTGACGGTGACTGTGCTGCCGGATACAGCTACGAATAAGTCTGTGACGTGGTCCGTGTACAGCGAGAGCGTCTCGGGAGTGGCGTCGGTATCGGCGAGCGGACTCGTAACGGCGAACAAGGCCGGAACGGCCAAGATTCGCGTGACTAGCGATGACAATCCGATGCTCTATGCGGAGACGACCGTTACTGTGACCGCGAACGCATCGGACCCAGTGACACCGGGCAATGGTGGCGGTGACGGCAGCGGAAGTGGCGGCGATGGTGATAACGATAAAGATAAGGACAAGGATAAGGATAAGGACAAGGATAAAGATAAAGATAAGGACAAGGATAAAGATAAAGACAAGGATAACAACAAAGACAAGGATAAAGATAAGAATACACAGCCGTCCCCACCAGTCAAAGTAACAGCCAGCACGACAAAGGATGGTGTCGCATCCTCGAAGATTGCATCCAGTATGCTGCAGAGCGCAATGAAGGAAGCGTCAGACAAGGTTGTACGTATTCAGCTGGAGGTGCCTGCAGCTGCCAAGGAAGTACAGCTGCAGCTCCCTGCTCTGAGCGTGCTTGCAGCAGGCGACAGCCAGGTGAAGAAGCTTGCTGTGGATACCGGCTTCGCTGTTGTCTCGATCCCGCCTGCCTTACTGCAGGCGGCGATCAGCTCGAAGTCAGAGAACGTAGACTTGACGGTGAAGAAGGTGTCCGTGGAGCTTGCGAGCGACAAGGCCAGAGCAACGGTGAAGGACAATCCGGTATTTGACTTCACCCTTGCTGTAGATGGTCAGACCATTAGCACCTTCGGCAACGGGCAGACGGTGGAGCTGCAGCTGCCTTACACGCTGAAGGCAGGCGACAAGGCCAAGCACATCGTCGGCTATTACATCACGGAGCAGGGCGAGCTGGAGGCTGTGAAGAACAGCCGCTATGACGAGAAGACAGGGAAGCTTGTGTTCGATGTGAAGCACTTCAGCTACTATACGGCGGCTAACGCGAGTGTCAGCTTCAAGGATCTTGCTTCGGTAGCTTGGGCACAGGAGAGCATCGAGGCACTGGCTGCGCGCGAGGTCGTTCAGGGCACCAGCGCTGACACGTTCATGCCTGAGGAGCAGGTGACGCGGGCACAATTCATTCAGATGCTGATGAATACGTATGAGCTGACAGGCGGTCATCCAGCTGCGTCCTTCAAGGATGCCGAGCAGGGTGCTTGGTACAGCGATGCGCTGAGCGCAGCTCAGGCGTTAGGCATCGTAACTGGCAAGGAGGACGGCAGCTTCGGTATTCAAGATACGATCACGAGACAAGATATGGCGGTCATGGTGCATCGTCTGCTTGAATCGCAGCAGATTACAATTGCGGCGGCTACGGAGTCCTCCTCCGCAGCCTTCAAGGACGAGAGTGGGATTGCCAGCTACGCAGCTGCCAGCGTGAAGGCGATGCAGGCGTCCGGCTTGCTTGAAGGACGCGAGGACGGCAGCTTCGGCCCGCAGGAGTCGGCGACTCGTGCGCAGGCTGCAGTGTTCATGTATCGCTTACTGGGGCTCTAG